In Photobacterium sp. TLY01, the following proteins share a genomic window:
- a CDS encoding nuclear transport factor 2 family protein, giving the protein MDRFIRVYSDLGKDNLASLESLYHPDVVFEDPAHLVEGWPALEAYFRRLFTNVTQCTFTIEESMGDTHQGYVVWTMTFAHPKLSKGEPRTVKGCSHLSFQDNRVIQHRDYFDLGEMLYEAIPVLGRVVKMIKAGL; this is encoded by the coding sequence ATGGACAGATTTATCCGTGTGTACAGTGATCTGGGGAAAGACAACCTTGCCAGTCTTGAATCCCTCTATCATCCGGATGTGGTGTTTGAAGACCCTGCTCATCTGGTGGAGGGCTGGCCAGCACTGGAAGCTTATTTCAGACGCCTGTTTACGAATGTCACCCAGTGTACCTTCACCATTGAAGAGAGTATGGGGGATACGCATCAGGGGTATGTGGTGTGGACCATGACATTTGCGCATCCGAAATTATCAAAAGGCGAGCCTCGCACTGTCAAAGGGTGCTCGCATCTGAGTTTTCAGGACAACCGTGTGATTCAACACAGGGACTATTTCGATCTGGGCGAAATGCTGTACGAAGCAATCCCGGTTCTCGGTCGTGTGGTGAAAATGATTAAGGCAGGTTTGTGA
- a CDS encoding SDR family NAD(P)-dependent oxidoreductase, which produces MSTVLITGASSGIGAQLAKDYAAEGWQVIACGRSLEKLQQLADTSEKIRPLAFDVTDFQATKDALGDASVRPNLIILNAGTCEYIEQGKVDVALFRRVFDVNFFGVLNCIEALQPIFTETTHLAIVGSTASYVPLPRAEAYGASKAALSYLVNTLKMDLSRDGVTLTLVSPGFVKTPLTDKNDFAMPMRVTADYASKKIRKGIAKRQSEVHFPPLFSGYLKLLSLFPMPLQLAIVKKMTGKTK; this is translated from the coding sequence ATGTCGACAGTACTGATTACAGGCGCCAGCTCTGGTATTGGCGCTCAGCTGGCTAAAGATTACGCCGCAGAAGGCTGGCAGGTCATTGCATGCGGACGCTCGCTGGAGAAGCTGCAGCAACTGGCGGATACCAGCGAAAAAATCAGGCCGCTTGCGTTTGATGTGACTGACTTTCAGGCGACAAAGGATGCTTTGGGCGATGCCTCTGTACGGCCAAATCTGATCATATTGAATGCAGGCACCTGCGAATATATCGAGCAGGGCAAAGTGGATGTCGCGCTGTTCAGGCGCGTCTTCGATGTCAATTTCTTCGGCGTACTCAATTGCATCGAGGCTTTGCAGCCAATCTTTACGGAAACGACTCATCTCGCCATTGTCGGGTCAACGGCCAGCTATGTGCCCTTACCCCGGGCCGAGGCCTACGGTGCCTCAAAAGCTGCCCTGAGTTATCTGGTCAACACGCTGAAAATGGATCTTTCCCGTGACGGTGTCACTTTAACCTTGGTGTCACCCGGGTTTGTCAAAACCCCATTGACCGACAAAAACGATTTTGCGATGCCAATGCGGGTTACTGCGGACTATGCGTCCAAGAAAATCCGCAAAGGGATCGCCAAGCGTCAATCCGAAGTGCACTTCCCGCCGCTGTTCAGCGGGTATCTCAAATTACTGTCGCTGTTCCCAATGCCGTTACAGCTGGCAATCGTAAAAAAAATGACAGGGAAAACAAAATGA
- a CDS encoding NAD(P)/FAD-dependent oxidoreductase, with product MKIAIIGTGIAGLTCAWKLHEQHDITVFEANEYIGGHTATVDIETASGRYAIDTGFIVFNNRTYPQFEALLKEIGIGRQPTEMSFSVQNDAIGLEYNGHDALSMFAQRRNFFRPDFYRFIRDILRFNKLAREADLEALASMTLGEFLSSHKFSEYFCQNYILPMGAAIWSSTLSDMRAFPLPFFVRFFRHHGLLEVTNRPQWYVVPGGSREYVRSLTRDFADRIHLNEPVLSVQRSGPKAEITTARRQQYFDQVIFACHSDQALRMLVDPTVNETQVLGAIPYQQNEVVLHTDRNMLPKAKRAWAAWNYHLPDHASRERQLASVTYNMNILQGIDSPETFCVTLNRTDDIDPQTILRRFSYAHPVFNTQSIAAQGQRALINGKQGCWFCGAYWYNGFHEDGVRSALDVVNAIEGIDSDKRQTRLELVS from the coding sequence ATGAAAATTGCGATTATCGGTACTGGCATAGCAGGACTGACCTGCGCCTGGAAACTGCACGAGCAGCATGACATCACTGTGTTTGAGGCCAATGAATATATCGGCGGTCATACCGCTACGGTGGATATTGAAACTGCCAGCGGCCGTTATGCCATTGATACCGGTTTTATTGTCTTTAACAACAGAACCTACCCGCAGTTCGAAGCCTTGCTCAAAGAAATAGGCATTGGCCGCCAGCCGACTGAGATGAGCTTCAGTGTGCAGAACGATGCGATCGGGCTGGAATACAACGGTCATGATGCGCTGTCGATGTTTGCCCAGCGCCGTAACTTCTTTCGTCCTGACTTTTACCGCTTTATCCGTGACATTCTGAGATTCAACAAGCTGGCAAGGGAAGCGGATCTGGAAGCACTGGCATCAATGACGCTAGGGGAGTTTCTTTCATCTCATAAGTTCAGTGAATATTTCTGTCAGAACTACATCTTGCCTATGGGGGCTGCTATCTGGTCATCGACTTTGTCAGATATGCGGGCGTTTCCGTTGCCTTTCTTCGTGCGCTTTTTCCGCCACCATGGCTTGCTCGAAGTCACCAATCGTCCGCAATGGTATGTGGTGCCGGGCGGTTCGAGAGAATACGTCCGCAGCCTGACCCGTGACTTTGCTGACAGGATTCACCTGAATGAACCGGTCCTGAGCGTACAGCGTTCAGGCCCGAAGGCAGAAATCACGACCGCGCGCAGACAACAGTATTTTGATCAGGTGATTTTTGCCTGCCACAGCGATCAGGCGCTTCGCATGCTGGTGGATCCGACGGTCAATGAAACTCAGGTCTTAGGTGCAATTCCTTACCAGCAAAATGAGGTAGTGTTACACACTGATCGCAACATGCTGCCCAAAGCCAAGCGTGCCTGGGCGGCCTGGAATTACCACCTGCCGGATCATGCCAGTCGTGAGCGGCAACTGGCCAGCGTGACTTACAACATGAACATTCTGCAGGGGATCGACTCACCGGAGACCTTTTGCGTCACGCTCAACCGCACTGACGATATCGATCCGCAAACGATCCTCCGCCGTTTCAGCTACGCGCATCCTGTGTTTAATACCCAGTCCATCGCCGCACAGGGGCAGCGTGCCTTGATCAACGGCAAGCAAGGGTGCTGGTTCTGTGGCGCTTACTGGTACAACGGGTTTCACGAAGACGGTGTGCGCAGTGCGCTGGATGTTGTGAATGCCATTGAGGGAATCGACAGCGACAAGCGCCAGACGAGATTGGAATTAGTCTCATGA